A single genomic interval of Peribacillus sp. FSL H8-0477 harbors:
- a CDS encoding paeninodin family lasso peptide, with the protein MLQNKKVWEKPILEVLSVGQTMASTLGGAFDEGYNSDLGHQGQTGPHHGPLGS; encoded by the coding sequence ATGTTGCAAAATAAAAAAGTGTGGGAAAAGCCTATATTAGAAGTGCTTAGTGTTGGTCAAACGATGGCAAGTACGCTGGGTGGTGCTTTTGATGAAGGTTATAATTCAGATCTTGGACACCAAGGACAAACTGGACCTCACCATGGACCTCTTGGGTCGTAA